One Esox lucius isolate fEsoLuc1 chromosome 1, fEsoLuc1.pri, whole genome shotgun sequence genomic region harbors:
- the LOC105024045 gene encoding A disintegrin and metalloproteinase with thrombospondin motifs 8, translating to MYLKWCFLALCVIEASLSESFESEDIVPVKINGRSNGRFWKRSEELPSFRLSAFGRDFILNLIPDNQFLSPTLMIQRIKANNLKTYRRASKAQVRSTNAETDFLEIINTTEKDLRSCFYSGTVDSNHDSVVSVSLCYGILGLFVTDGDEYLIEPKGFGSGKRISTEQLHVIKRRPPRERRHGTHAVFDQLHDQTQVKADEISFMHEGNDTQRLLRGKRFVSAPRFIETLVVADASMTHFHGDEIKHYILTLVSMTAQLYKHPSIKNSVHLVVVKMLLVEEEEVGPALSNNGGVALRNFCDWQQRFNPASQRHPEHYDTALLFTRENICGHQSCDTLGVADVGTMCDPKRSCSVIEDNGLQAAFTAAHELGHVLSMPHDDSKNCERMFGKLGSYHMMAPLFIHLNKTFPWSPCSALYITEFFDNGHGDCLLDPPESFLPLPSELPGTMYSLDRQCQQIFGEEFVHCPNNSDSDVCSQLWCREEDKPHCTTKNGSLHWADGTQCANNRSCLHGVCMLAHEVGQRKVVVDGSWSTWGPWQQCSRTCGGGVEFSHRECTDPVPQHGGKYCEGQRVRYQSCNTQLCEDNNGKSFREEQCEKYNSFNYMDTVGNMKQWIPKYAGVSPRDRCKLFCRAKGSSEFKVFEAKVVDGTTCGPDTTSVCVQGQCVKAGCDLEIGSNKRLDKCGLCGGNGLSCRKITGSYNKAIYGYSDIVTIPAGATNIDIKQRSHKNIKHDGNYLAIKRGSGGYILNGNFSVSTIEQNIPVLGAVMKYSGSSTTLERIQSFRQLKEPVIIQLLVTVGEAYPPKVKYTFFIPKDLSYVSKSKERKASLHVIQAVRVPQWHLGEWSECSKSCGYGWSRRNVECRDSSGFLFNTCDNDLKPTDIRACADLPCPIWQMGPWSTCSQTCGQGERKRSVICIDYTGKTVEPEKCNANKQPTPVSGECISQDC from the exons ATGTATTTAAAGTGGTGTTTCTTAGCCCTGTGCGTAATCGAGGCATCACTTTCTGAATCGTTTGAATCCGAGGATATTGTACCTGTCAAGATAAATGGAAGAAGCAACGGTCGATTTTGGAAAAGAAGTGAAGAACTGCCAAGTTTTAGACTCAGTGCATTTGGCCgagattttattttgaatttaatcCCGGATAACCAATTTTTATCTCCTACACTTATGATTCAACGCATCAAAGCCAATAATCTCAAAACGTACCGCAGGGCTTCAAAAGCCCAAGTCAGATCAACCAATGCTGAAACTGATTTTCTTGAGATTATAAATACAACTGAAAAGGATCTGAGAAGTTGTTTTTACTCGGGGACTGTGGATTCTAATCACGATTCTGTTGTTTCTGTCAGTCTCTGTTATGGCATCCTTGGATTGTTTGTTACAGACGGGGATGAGTATTTAATCGAACCCAAAGGGTTCGGCTCTGGGAAAAGGATATCCACTGAACAGTTACATGTTATTAAAAGAAGGCCACCCAGAGAAAGAAGACATGGCACCCATGCTGTCTTTGATCAACTACATGACCAAACTCAGGTAAAAGCGGATGAGATTAGCTTTATGCATGAGGGAAACGATACACAGCGACTATTACGAGGGAAACGCTTTGTCTCAGCACCACGATTTATTGAGACGTTGGTGGTTGCAGACGCGTCGATGACCCATTTCCATGGAGATGAGATTAAG CACTATATCCTGACCTTGGTCTCCATGACCGCCCAGCTTTACAAACACCCCAGTATCAAGAACTCTGTCCACTTGGTTGTGGTGAAGATGCTGTtggtggaagaggaggaagttGGGCCAGCACTCTCCAATAACGGGGGAGTTGCTCTTCGCAATTTCTGTGATTGGCAGCAACGGTTCAACCCGGCTAGCCAGAGGCATCCTGAGCACTATGACACTGCTCTACTCTTCACCCGAGAG AATATTTGTGGACATCAGAGTTGTGACACCCTTGGGGTTGCTGATGTGGGAACCATGTGTGACCCAAAAAGGAGTTGCTCTGTAATTGAGGACAATGGACTTCAAGCAGCTTTTACTGCTGCCCATGAACTCG GTCATGTACTGAGTATGCCACACGATGACTCCAAGAATTGTGAGAGGATGTTTGGGAAACTGGGCAGCTATCACATGATGGCACCTTTGTTCATTCACCTCAACAAGACATTCCCCTGGTCTCCTTGCAGTGCTCTATACATCACAGAGTTTTTTGATAATGGACATG GCGACTGTCTCTTAGATCCACCCGAGAGCTTTCTACCGTTACCCAGTGAACTGCCAGGCACTATGTACAGCCTTGACCGCCAATGCCAGCAGATATTTGGGGAGGAGTTTGTGCACTGCCCCAATAACTCTGATAGTGACGTCTGCAGCCAGCTGTGGTGCAGGGAGGAAGACAAGCCCCACTGCACTACCAAAAATGGCAGCCTCCACTGGGCCGATGGAACCCAATGCGCCAACAACAGAAGTTGTCTGCATGGTGTATGCATGTTAGCCCACGAGGTTGGACAACGAAAG GTGGTTGTGGATGGCAGCTGGAGCACGTGgggaccatggcaacagtgctCCAGGACATGTGGAGGGGGTGTGGAGTTCTCCCACAGGGAATGCACAGATCCTGTACCACAGCATGGTGGGAAGTACTGCGAAGGCCAGAGAGTCCGGTATCAGTCTTGCAACACCCAGTTGTGTGAGGACAACAATG GGAAGAGTTTTAGAGAGGAGCAGTGTGAAAAGTATAATAGCTTCAACTACATGGACACTGTTGGAAACATGAAGCAATGGATACCAAAGTACGCTGGTGTGTCGCCCCGGGACAGGTGTAAACTATTTTGCAGGGCCAAAGGCAGCAGTGAATTCAAAGTGTTTGAAGCCAAG GTTGTTGACGGCACCACATGTGGCCCTGACACTACGTCTGTTTGTGTACAAGGCCAGTGTGTCAAGGCGGGCTGTGACCTGGAGATCGGCTCCAACAAAAGGCTTGACAAGTGTGGATTGTGTGGTGGGAATGGCCTCAGCTGCAGGAAGATCACTGGGTCATACAACAAAGCCAT ttatggATATAGCGACATTGTGACTATTCCAGCCGGGGCCACGAATATAGACATCAAACAACGTAGCcataaaaacatcaaacacgatGGAAACTACTTGGCAATCAAGCGGGGAAGTGGTGGCTACATTCTAAACGGTAACTTCTCTGTGTCCACCATAGAGCAGAATATCCCTGTTCTGGGGGCTGTCATGAAGTACAGTGGCTCTTCCACCACCTTGGAAAGAATCCAGAGCTTTAGGCAGCTGAAGGAGCCAGTCATAATACAGTTGCTGGTCACTGTTGGGGAGGCATATCCACCTAAGGTCAAATACACATTCTTTATCCCCAAGGATCTGTCTTACGTGTCTAAATCCAAAGAGAGGAAGGCCTCTTTGCATGTAATCCAGGCTGTTCGTGTGCCCCAGTGGCATTTGGGCGAATGGTCTGAGTGTTCCAAGAGTTGCGGCTATGGGTGGTCCCGAAGGAATGTTGAATGCAGAGACAGCAGCGGTTTCCTTTTTAACACCTGTGATAATGACTTAAAACCCACAGATATCAGAGCCTGTGCTGACCTGCCATGCCCCATCTGGCAAATGGGGCCTTGGTCAACCTGTTCACAAACTTGTGGACAAGGGGAACGCAAACGGAGTGTCATCTGTATCGACTATACAGGCAAGACTGTCgaaccagagaaatgtaacGCTAACAAGCAACCCACGCCAGTGTCAGGAGAATGCATTTCCCAAGATTGCTAG